In one bacterium genomic region, the following are encoded:
- a CDS encoding ABC transporter substrate-binding protein — MRRTFPSVVFTLMWTVSAVAFGGGGCAKPGAKTIPVGEYGSLTGGTATFGQSSHQGTMLATEEVNAAGGLLGQKVEVITEDDQSRPEEAKTAVLKLIKQNNVVAVIGEVASSRSLAAAPECQKSKIPMISPASTNPKVTEIGDYIFRACFVDTFQGEAMAKFARNDLKLSRVAVLKDVKNDYSVGLADFFEKTFKAEGGEITVVQSYSEGDIDFRAQLTAIKGQSPDGVFVPGYYTEVGLIARQARELGITVPLMGGDGWDSPKTIEIGGAAVEGSYFGNHYAADDPDPVIQSFIQKFKAKYGIVPDAMAVLGYDAASLLYDAIKRAGSAEPAKIRDALAATADFQGVSGKLTMDANRNAKKKLVIMKIENGANKFHAEVKP; from the coding sequence ATGAGACGAACATTCCCGTCCGTCGTTTTCACCCTCATGTGGACCGTGTCCGCCGTAGCCTTCGGCGGAGGCGGATGCGCCAAACCGGGCGCGAAGACGATTCCCGTCGGCGAATACGGCTCCCTCACGGGGGGGACGGCCACCTTCGGGCAGAGCTCGCATCAGGGCACGATGCTCGCGACGGAGGAGGTCAACGCCGCCGGGGGTCTCTTGGGCCAGAAGGTCGAGGTCATCACCGAGGACGACCAGAGCCGGCCGGAAGAGGCCAAGACGGCGGTGCTCAAACTCATCAAGCAAAACAACGTGGTGGCGGTCATCGGGGAAGTTGCGTCGTCGCGGAGCCTGGCGGCCGCGCCCGAATGCCAAAAGTCGAAGATTCCGATGATCAGCCCGGCGTCCACCAATCCCAAGGTGACGGAGATCGGCGACTACATCTTCCGCGCTTGTTTCGTCGACACGTTTCAAGGCGAGGCGATGGCCAAGTTCGCCAGGAACGACCTGAAGCTTTCGCGCGTCGCGGTTTTGAAGGACGTCAAGAACGACTACTCGGTCGGCCTGGCGGACTTTTTCGAAAAAACCTTCAAGGCGGAGGGCGGCGAGATCACGGTGGTTCAGTCCTATTCCGAGGGTGACATCGACTTCCGCGCCCAATTGACGGCCATCAAGGGACAGAGCCCGGACGGGGTCTTTGTGCCGGGTTACTACACCGAAGTGGGTTTGATCGCGCGCCAGGCCCGGGAGTTGGGGATCACCGTCCCGCTGATGGGCGGAGACGGCTGGGACTCGCCCAAGACCATCGAGATCGGCGGGGCGGCGGTGGAGGGCAGCTACTTCGGGAACCACTACGCGGCCGACGACCCGGACCCAGTCATCCAGTCCTTCATCCAAAAATTCAAGGCGAAGTACGGAATTGTCCCCGACGCCATGGCGGTGCTGGGTTACGATGCCGCGAGTCTCCTCTACGACGCGATCAAGCGCGCGGGGAGCGCCGAACCGGCGAAGATCCGCGATGCGTTGGCGGCGACGGCGGATTTTCAGGGCGTCTCCGGCAAGCTCACCATGGACGCGAACCGGAACGCGAAAAAGAAGCTCGTGATCATGAAGATCGAGAACGGGGCGAATAAATTCCACGCCGAGGTCAAACCGTAG
- a CDS encoding AI-2E family transporter, with protein MTQRQIFILSFFVLLVLIFLQLVGVFKIFLTPILWAIVLTIVFYPLHKRFLKLFKNRKTLAALATVFVVFLLTVGPMIFFSGTLVREILQFYADVGAWITDKKYEAAWNRVLDSPLRVVWDKIVEKTSALDIEILPLLGRTAQGVSEAIVRQIRSGATNFLFFVLNYIVTVIIFFFFVRDGEAMARGIKDLFPMTRENKEAIFNRLEVTVSAVVRGLVVTGGVQAVLAGVAFWILGVPFPVFLALLVAFLALVPIGGAVVVWGPSAFYLFLSGSWVKALILFLWGALVISMVDNFLKPILIGEKTRIPTLFLFLAILGGLTFYGLIGVFLGPIMLALFLTLIDIYRKEYSEK; from the coding sequence ATGACGCAGCGGCAGATCTTCATTCTTTCGTTTTTTGTCCTTCTCGTACTGATCTTTCTTCAATTGGTCGGGGTCTTCAAGATCTTCCTGACGCCCATCCTCTGGGCCATCGTGCTGACCATCGTTTTCTATCCGCTCCACAAGAGGTTTCTGAAGCTCTTCAAGAACCGGAAGACCTTGGCGGCTTTGGCGACGGTTTTCGTGGTGTTCCTTCTCACCGTGGGGCCCATGATTTTCTTCTCCGGAACGCTTGTCCGCGAAATCCTCCAATTCTACGCGGATGTCGGAGCGTGGATCACGGACAAGAAATATGAGGCCGCCTGGAACCGCGTCCTGGATTCCCCGTTGCGCGTGGTGTGGGACAAGATCGTCGAAAAAACCTCGGCGCTGGACATCGAGATCCTGCCGCTCCTCGGCCGCACCGCGCAGGGCGTTTCGGAGGCCATCGTCCGGCAGATCCGGTCGGGCGCGACCAACTTCCTCTTCTTCGTGCTCAACTATATCGTGACGGTCATCATCTTCTTTTTCTTCGTCCGGGACGGAGAGGCCATGGCCCGGGGCATCAAGGATCTTTTTCCGATGACCCGCGAAAACAAGGAGGCCATTTTCAACCGCCTGGAAGTGACGGTTTCGGCGGTGGTGCGCGGGCTCGTCGTGACCGGCGGCGTTCAGGCCGTGCTGGCGGGGGTGGCTTTCTGGATCCTGGGCGTGCCGTTCCCCGTTTTCTTGGCGTTGCTCGTCGCGTTTCTGGCGCTGGTGCCCATCGGCGGGGCCGTTGTCGTTTGGGGCCCGTCGGCCTTTTATCTTTTTCTCTCGGGGAGCTGGGTGAAGGCGTTGATCTTGTTCTTGTGGGGAGCGCTCGTCATCAGCATGGTGGACAATTTCCTCAAACCCATCCTGATCGGCGAGAAGACGCGGATTCCGACGCTCTTTCTCTTCTTGGCGATCCTGGGCGGGTTGACGTTCTACGGCCTGATCGGGGTCTTTTTGGGGCCGATCATGCTCGCGCTGTTCTTGACGCTGATCGACATCTACCGGAAAGAATACTCCGAAAAATAG